A stretch of the Panulirus ornatus isolate Po-2019 chromosome 53, ASM3632096v1, whole genome shotgun sequence genome encodes the following:
- the LOC139765236 gene encoding uncharacterized protein, whose protein sequence is MRSEALATISSRCPRYTRQGRGETTFGLAVDLADETKGCGRGTAEMSSWAVTFPGPAAALLLLLLSNLSLTAVATTDGTEREGNNVPGLDRADAERETRRSIDGPMMENIGEKWRSSKKLLTLSDQREGRGTGASDEGHEMWKSWVPLGDANDLPSVVQDESLIEFSPSSIRVADGQITPARTYLTKTQVNGTFLVHKKRNSLIKSQQNRTTSLVNTHQKKTSSVKTQRKKTLLTKKTQLINKTQTKRTSLLEEQQNKTTSLAKEQLETKESIRYKREYPRAPVDPLCEMKIIQCATDVLGHSPPLQSARLYPSPFLSGSPYSTSLSERPYPPSSGDPYSLPSSGVSYSQPPSGVSYSQPPSGVSYSQPPSGVSYSLPSSGDPYSLPPSGDPYSLPSSGDPYSLPSLGDPYSLPSSGEPYSLPSSGDTYSLPSSGDPYSLPSSGDPYSLPPSGEPYSLPSSGDTYSLPSSGEPYSLPSSGDTYSLPSSGEPYSLPSSGDPYSLPSSGDPNSNSLSEGSFPSPSGASYPLPPHPSPPLSPSSADAPNAPFSSATYPVSLPSYPSSQVLQPSYPALSSKLVSIPAQPFIPGHGTIPPHPEVPGMPNLRAHPFIPSHMTIPGHPSIPGHVSIPGHQTIPGHPSLPGHPSLSAHLTIPGHPLIPAHSSIAGHPSVPPHPSVPGHPSIGSHPTIPGHPTIPGHPSISGHPSIPAQPTVPGHASIPGHPSVPSHTSIPGHAEVPSHPSVPSHPTIPGHGTVEGHPSIPKHPRVEGHTSVPGHPSIPAHPSIPGHPSLSSHPFIPGHGNIQAHKTIPQHPTVPGHPSIPAEPSIPSHPSIPSHKSIPRHPSIPGHPSIPSHPAIPGHPSLPGHPSYSSHPTIPGHPSVPGHSSVPGHSSIPGHPSVSGHSSIPGHSSILAHPNIPAHSTIPAHPNIPAHSTIPGHSSIPGHGKIPSHGTIPAHPTVPGHRSVPGHPTIPGHPSVSGHLTVPSHMAIPGHPSVPGHPDLPSHPRTPYHPPISAHPSIPAHPPIPRHPTIPGHPQIQGHMTIPAHPPIHSHPTIPGHPTVEAHPAIPAHRPMPPHLTIPAYYPGKVSILEPCDHPESKSGSSPREDPCERSSPPMGKEGKTCVFPFVYRGRMFRSCTVVDHGRPWCATEVDEHSVVVKWNTCPPASSE, encoded by the exons ATGAGATCAGAGGCATTAGCAACCATCTCGTCTCGCTGTCCTCGTTATACACGCCAAGGGAGGGGAGAGACCACGTTTGGCCTCGCTGTGGACCTCGCTGACGAGACGAAAG gcTGTGGGCGCGGGACAGCTGAAATGTCCAGCTGGGCAGTGACGTTTCCAGGGCCGGCTGCtgcactgctgctgttgctgctatcgAATCTCAGCCTCACCGCTGTTGCTACTACTGATGG GACAGAGCGCGAGGGCAACAATGTGCCGGGACTTGATCGGGCAGACGCCGAGCGGGAGACGCGACGCTCGATCGACGGGCCGATGATGGAGAATATCGGGGAAAAGTGGAGGTCAAGTAAGAAATTACTGACCTTATCAG ACCAGCGGGAAGGTAGAGGAACTGGGGCTTCCGACGAAGGACATGAGATGTGGAAGTCCTGGGTTCCCTTAGGAGACGCAAACGACCTCCCATCTGTCGTCCAAGATGAGTCTTTGATTGAGTTCTCCCCTTCGTCAATTCGGGTGGCTGATGGTCAGATCACGCCGGcgaggacctacctgacgaagacACAGGTCAACGGGACCTTCCTGGTCCACAAGAAGAGGAACTCCCTGATCAAGAGCCAGCAGAATAGGACCACCTCCCTAGTGAACACCCATCAGAAGAAGACCTCTTCGGTAAAGACCCAGCGAAAGAAGACCTTACTGACGAAGAAGACCCAGCTGATCAATAAGACCCAAACGAAAAGAACCTCTctgctggaggagcagcagaataaAACAACTAGCCTGGCGAAGGAACAGTTAGAGACAAAGGAATCCATAAGATACAAGCGGGAATATCCAAGGGCACCAGTAGACCCACTCTGCGAGATGAAGATCATACAGTGTGCCACGGACGTCTTAGGGCATTCTCCTCCCCTCCAGTCTGCCCGACTTTatccctctccttttctttcagGATCCCCATATAGTACCTCTCTTTCAGAACGTCCCTaccctccttcttcaggagatccGTATTCTCTACCTTCTTCAGGAGTCTCGTATTCTCAACCTCCTTCAGGAGTCTCGTATTCTCAACCTCCTTCAGGAGTCTCGTATTCTCAACCTCCTTCAGGAGTCTCGTATTCTCTACCTTCTTCAGGAGATCCGTATTCTCTACCTCCTTCAGGAGATCCGTATTCTCTACCTTCTTCAGGAGATCCGTATTCTCTACCTTCTTTAGGAGATCcgtattctcttccttcttcaggagaaCCGTATTCTCTACCTTCTTCAGGAGATACGTATTCTCTACCTTCTTCAGGAGATCcgtattctcttccttcttcaggagatcCGTATTCTCTACCTCCTTCAGGAGAACCGTATTCTCTACCTTCTTCAGGAGATAcgtattctcttccttcttcaggagaaCCGTATTCTCTACCTTCTTCAGGAGATAcgtattctcttccttcttcaggagaaCCGTATTCTCTACCTTCTTCAGGAGATCCGTATTCTCTACCTTCTTCAGGAGATCCGAACTCAAACTCTCTTTCAGAAGgttccttcccttctccttcaGGAGCTTCCTACCCTCTCCCACCGCATCCTTCTCCACCTCTGTCCCCTTCGTCAGCAGATGCGCCAAACGCTCCCTTTAGCTCAGCTACCTATCCAGTCTCATTACCTTCCTATCCTTCCAGCCAAGTACTCCAGCCATCCTATCCAGCTCTATCCTCGAAGCTTGTGTCTATCCCAGCCCAACCTTTCATTCCTGGCCACGGCACTATCCCGCCACATCCAGAAGTCCCTGGGATGCCAAACCTACGAGCTCATCCATTTATCCCATCCCATATGACTATCCCAGGTCATCCATCTATCCCAGGGCATGTATCCATTCCAGGTCATCAAACTATTCCTGGTCATCCGTCTCTCCCAGGTCACCCGAGCCTCTCCGCTCACCTGACCATACCAGGTCACCCGCTTATCCCAGCACATTCATCCATCGCAGGTCATCCCTCGGTGCCCCCTCATCCCTCAGTCCCAGGTCATCCATCCATTGGTAGTCATCCGACGATACCAGGTCATCCAACTATCCCAGGTCATCCAAGTATCTCAGGTCATCCGTCAATTCCCGCGCAACCTACAGTACCAGGTCACGCatccatcccaggtcatccatcTGTGCCAAGTCACACATCCATCCCAGGTCACGCGGAAGTGCCCTCTCATCCATCTGTCCCAAGTCACCCAACTATCCCAGGTCATGGGACTGTTGAGGGTCATCCGTCTATCCCAAAACATCCGAGGGTAGAGGGCCATACCTCCGTCCCAGGTCACCCGTCTATCCCGGCTCATCCATCTATACCTGGCCATCCCTCGCTGTCATCCCATCCTTTCATCCCAGGGCACGGGAatatccaagctcataagactaTCCCACAACACCCGACAGTCCCTGGCCATCCCAGTATCCCAGCTGAACCATCTATCCCATCCCATCCATCTATTCCTAGTCACAAGTCTATCCCAAGGCATCCTAGTATCCCAGGTCATccatccatcccatcccatccggCTATTCCGGGCCATCCCTCCCTACCTGGACACCCATCGTACTCGTCCCACCCCACTATCCCAGGTCATCCGTCTGTCCCAGGCCACTCAAGCGTCCCGGGTCACTCGTCTATCCCAGGTCATCCGTCTGTCTCGGGACATTCAAGTATCCCAGGACACTCATCCATCCTAGCTCACCCTAACATCCCAGCCCACTCTACTATCCCAGCTCACCCTAACATCCCAGCACATTCCACTATCCCAGGACATTCAAGCATCCCGGGACATGGCAAAATCCCATCGCATGGGACTATCCCAGCCCATCCAACCGTCCCAGGTCACAGATCTGTCCCAGGACACCCTACCATCCCTGGGCATCCAAGTGTCTCAGGGCACTTAACTGTCCCATCCCACATGGCTATCCCGGGACATCCCTCCGTCCCAGGTCATCCCGATCTTCCGTCCCATCCACGGACACCTTATCATCCCCCCATTTCTGCCCACCCGTCTATCCCAGCACACCCTCCTATCCCGCGCCATCCCACTATCCCAGGGCACCCGCAAATCCAAGGTCACATGACTATCCCAGCTCATCCGCCCATACACTCCCATCCAACTATCCCAGGGCATCCTACTGTAGAAGCCCATCCCGCTATCCCGGCCCATAGGCCGATGCCCCCTCATCTCACTATCCCAGCCTACTATCCCGGAA AGGTGTCGATCCTTGAGCCTTGTGACCACCCGGAGTCGAAATCAGGATCTTCTCCAAGAGAAG ATCCTTGTGAGCGTTCGTCGCCGCcgatgggaaaggaagggaagacgTGCGTGTTCCCCTTCGTTTACCGCGGAAGGATGTTCCGCAGCTGCACCGTTGTGGATCACGGGCGCCCCTGGTGTGCCACGGAGGTGGACGAACACTCGGTCGTCGTGAAGTGGAACACGTGTCCACCAGCATCGAGTGAGTGA